In Lathamus discolor isolate bLatDis1 chromosome 1, bLatDis1.hap1, whole genome shotgun sequence, the following are encoded in one genomic region:
- the LOC136004336 gene encoding NELL2-interacting cell ontogeny regulator 1-like, with protein sequence MLAPCLLRRVVLTVPLVFVVALLLAEPVRCDQEAGTAIPAESRPCVDCHAFEFMQRALQDLKKTAYNLDTRTETLLLQVEKRNLCDCVTTNLLN encoded by the exons ATGCTGGCACCCTGCCTTCTGAGAAGAGTGGTCCTTACAGTTCCTTTAGTCTTTGTGGTTGCACTGCTGCTTGCGGAGCCTGTTAGATGTGATCAAGAAGCGGGAACAGCCATACCAGCTGAAA GTCGTCCCTGTGTTGACTGCCATGCATTTGAATTCATGCAGAGGGCTCTGCAGGATTTAAAGAAGACGGCGTATAACCTAGACACACGG ACAGAAACTCTGCTTCTTCAGGTGGAAAAGAGAAACCTGTGTGACTGTGTAACCACAAACCTGCTGAACTGA